One window of the Eucalyptus grandis isolate ANBG69807.140 chromosome 6, ASM1654582v1, whole genome shotgun sequence genome contains the following:
- the LOC104451920 gene encoding LOW QUALITY PROTEIN: LEAF RUST 10 DISEASE-RESISTANCE LOCUS RECEPTOR-LIKE PROTEIN KINASE-like 2.1 (The sequence of the model RefSeq protein was modified relative to this genomic sequence to represent the inferred CDS: inserted 1 base in 1 codon), whose translation MMHRHHHPLWDLCLCFVITATLILIRAPTMRGVDDPSYLNCSSTIQCGGLQNASYPFWGLNRASYCGLSEFELTCQDNATALVTIVNQAYRVLRIDNTSPSMTVARNDYWNTICPSNLINTTQDITSPFSYTTDTVANLTLYYGCPPSSIQITSSIASSQFHCTINGTYMMSYFVTKLSNSMTYGGVNLTDVMTYYKSCNTSMVLAASRSAVQEIELATNSNNMTVVSAINKGFGLQWTADDKCNGCLGSGGQCGRNETSEDFVCYCRDKSYSSACSGNQDEATPRKGSIKWFISSPAGVLAIIGASISMIAVIFILKIKTGIFSWKAPLFKSEKDPSIEKLMGIHGSLVPRYQYNDLKKMTNSFSEKLGQGGFGAVYKGEISDVGFVAVKILTESKSSPEEFINEVVSISRTSHVNVITLLGFCYEGKKRALVFKYMPNGSLDRFMYSGKALNMSSSLEWQILYQIAIGIARGLEYLHRGCNTKILHFDIKPQNILLDRDFIPKISDFGLAKLCLGQESAVSILGMRGTIGFIAPEFVCRNLGRVSHKLDVYSYGMLVLEMVGIRNFDIKVSNNSEMYFPEWIYRNLEPGKDLKXAIECDKEEEVLARKMIIVSLWCIQTSPSDRPPIVKVIEMLEGSFESLQIPPKPISYSPTRPSSQHWEMTTSNSNWSHEEERILENIEESNNTSQSGNAR comes from the exons aTGATGCATCGCCATCACCATCCCCTTTGGGATCTTTGCCTGTGCTTCGTGATCACGGCCACCCTGATCCTGATCCGTGCTCCGACGATGCGTGGTGTGGACGACCCGAGCTACTTGAACTGCAGCTCGACCATCCAATGTGGCGGCCTACAAAACGCTAGTTACCCCTTCTGGGGGTTGAACCGCGCCTCCTACTGTGGTCTGTCCGAGTTCGAGCTGACTTGTCAGGACAACGCCACTGCGCTGGTCACCATAGTGAACCAGGCGTATCGGGTTCTTCGGATTGATAACACCTCACCGTCTATGACTGTTGCCCGTAATGATTACTGGAATACTATTTGCCCATCCAATCTGATCAATACCACCCAGGATATCACCAGCCCTTTCTCTTACACTACGGACACCGTGGCCAACCTGACTCTGTACTATGGGTGTCCGCCAAGCTCGATTCAAATAACGTCATCGATCGCCAGCAGCCAGTTTCACTGCACCATCAATGGAACCTACATGATGAGTTACTTCGTAACAAAACTTAGCAATAGCATGACTTATGGTGGCGTCAATCTCACAGACGTAATGACATACTATAAATCCTGCAATACCAGCATGGTTTTAGCTGCGAGTCGGTCGGCTGTTCAGGAGATAGAGTTGGCCACGAACTCGAACAACATGACTGTAGTGTCAGCCATCAATAAGGGCTTCGGGTTGCAGTGGACTGCGGACGATAAATGCAACGGCTGCCTCGGTTCAGGCGGGCAGTGCGGACGAAATGAAACGTCAGAGGATTTTGTGTGCTATTGCCGAGATAAGTCCTACTCTTCCGCATGCTCAG GGAACCAAGATGAAGCGACACCTAGAAAAG gatCTATCAAGTGGTTTATATCGTCCCCAG CTGGAGTTCTTGCTATTATTGGTGCTTCAATATCTATGATTGCCGTCATTTTCATCCTCAAGATTAAAACAGGAATCTTCTCATGGAAGGCTCCACTCTTCAAGAGCGAGAAAGATCCTAGTATTGAGAAATTAATGGGAATCCATGGATCTCTTGTTCCAAGATACCAATATAATGATCTAAAGAAAATGACCAACTCATTTTCAGAGAAACTTGGTCAAGGAGGTTTTGGTGCAGTGTATAAAGGGGAGATTAGTGATGTTGGTTTTGTGGCCGTCAAAATTCTGACAGAGTCGAAAAGTAGCCCAGAAGAATTTATCAATGAAGTTGTGAGCATTAGTAGAACTTCTCACGTTAATGTAATCACTCTCTTAGGTTTTTGTTACGAGGGGAAGAAAAGAGCTCTAGTTTTCAAGTACATGCCTAATGGTTCGTTGGATAGGTTCATGTATTCTGGAAAAGCTTTAAATATGAGTAGTTCCTTGGAATGGCAGATACTATATCAAATTGCAATTGGCATTGCTCGTGGGTTAGAATATCTACACCGCGGTTGTAATACCAAAATCTTACATTTCGATATAAAACCTCAGAACATCTTGCTTGATCGAGATTTTATCCCCAAGATTTCTGATTTTGGCCTTGCTAAACTTTGTCTTGGGCAAGAGAGTGCTGTATCAATTCTTGGCATGAGAGGAACGATTGGATTTATTGCACCGGAATTTGTTTGTCGAAATTTGGGGAGAGTCTCTCACAAGTTGGATGTTTATAGTTATGGAATGTTGGTTCTTGAGATGGTAGGCATCAGAAATTTTGACATCAAAGTTTCCAACAACAGTGAAATGTATTTTCCAGAATGGATTTATAGGAATTTAGAGCCCGGCAAAGATCTAA TTGCCATTGAATGTGACAAGGAAGAGGAAGTGCTTGCGAGGAAGATGATTATTGTGAGTTTGTGGTGCATTCAAACTAGTCCATCTGATCGACCTCCAATTGTGAAGGTGATAGAAATGTTGGAAGGAAGCTTTGAATCACTACAAATACCACCAAAGCCCATCTCTTATTCTCCAACACGACCATCATCACAACATTGGGAAATGACAACGTCAAATTCCAATTGGAGCCACGAGGAGGAGAGAATACTAGAGAATATAGAGGAAAGCAATAACACATCGCAAAGTGGTAATGCACGATAG
- the LOC104451790 gene encoding LEAF RUST 10 DISEASE-RESISTANCE LOCUS RECEPTOR-LIKE PROTEIN KINASE-like 2.7 has translation MKHPHRHLFWDLSLCFLIATTLILIRAPTMHGAEDASYLNCSSPIQCGDLQNVSYPFWGLNRPSYCGLPEFELTCQDNTALINISNEDYRVLRIDGTSQMTVARNDYWDTFCPANFKNTTQEITSPFSYTTDTVASNLTLYYGCQAISTTITLTTIMTSQFTCTYSGNIVTGYFLTKNVSDVASSGSVNFTAIVSYFGDCNTSVVLAANQSAIQEIESSPSSTTLVSAIDEGFGLTWTVDTKCSGCLASGGQCGRDNSTGNFVCYCPDKPYSSACPGMSIYPRLTSNKSI, from the coding sequence ATGAAGCATCCCCATCGCCATCTCTTTTGGGATCTTTCCCTTTGCTTCCTGATCGCAACCACCCTGATCCTGATTCGAGCTCCGACGATGCACGGTGCAGAGGATGCGAGCTACTTGAACTGCAGCTCCCCCATCCAATGCGGCGACCTGCAAAACGTCAGTTACCCCTTCTGGGGGTTGAACCGCCCCTCGTACTGCGGCCTGCCCGAGTTCGAGCTGACTTGTCAGGACAACACGGCGCTGATCAACATATCGAACGAGGACTATCGGGTCCTTCGTATCGATGGCACCTCACAGATGACTGTTGCCCGAAATGATTACTGGGATACTTTCTGCCCagccaattttaaaaataccacCCAGGAAATTACCAGCCCTTTCAGTTACACCACGGACACCGTGGCCAGTAACCTGACTCTGTACTATGGGTGTCAGGCAATCTCGACCACGATAACATTAACGACGATCATGACCAGCCAGTTTACCTGCACCTACAGTGGAAACATTGTCACTGGTTACTTCTTGACAAAGAATGTTAGCGATGTCGCGAGTTCTGGCAGCGTCAATTTCACGGCCATTGTGAGTTACTTTGGAGACTGCAACACGAGCGTGGTGCTGGCTGCAAACCAGTCGGCCATCCAGGAGATAGAGTCGAGCCCATCCAGCACGACTTTAGTGTCGGCCATCGATGAGGGCTTTGGGCTGACGTGGACAGTGGACACTAAATGCAGCGGCTGCCTCGCTTCAGGCGGGCAGTGCGGGCGGGATAATAGCACGGGTAATTTCGTTTGCTATTGCCCGGATAAGCCCTACTCTTCCGCATGCCCAGGTATGTCAATTTATCCTAGACTTACTTCGAACAAATCTATATGA